gacctccgcaaccccgatatccttggcgcaattccgctcttcttggcccgatgcccgagtccactgcccaaagccttctgccgtccaatatcctgacgtgatctcctccggcgcaacatcaattcctcctgcgtcaactgtctaatcctgatcgagtaggcctgcatcactcaaaatgcagttaaacatctaaacacaatcaattagtttcatcatcaaaatccgagattcaacacctttcatgaccaagcgctctccctccatgagagcaagggatcaatgactttcatggaagtcccacctctgcggtaccatggcattgccatgcccatggcactactatccatcgcctcgcatctgcatccattttcttcacaatcagtagatatgcctctatggcactcctccgaatccacctccattctaactgatgcttgattttgggtagctaagtccctctggactcgtcgtcgcttcctcgcccctttcgaccccctgcttcaacacatctgtgttctccaagcagctcctttggtcgatggaaagatagactacaactcccatgaatggcctctgccatcacgttgtagggtttgcaccgattatgttctccttagcttccttggtagcaacgttcgcttactcgaccttgtcctctgacttgtcgggctcccttaagcgaatatgagctctagagcagtccaactcttcagctgcttcgatcatacctctgcatgatcaagtccctcccatgggactcattggtacttacatttgaacttttcccttggtggaacacaacccccatatgctgatgaccaaggctttcatccgatgcaaaattcgatgcacgcacggaagacccgcctttgcggtaccatggccttcaatccttgaatccatagcccttcttgccatcgtgttattcaccgaagtggagcttccaatagctcccgatcatacctccgtataatctagtccctcacgggactatgtcgtgtgtgtcgcattgccatgaactgttccaccacgatccgttgcactatgtcgcctcctggtgacatctctattgcattctgatccttatgggatgaactcgaattatgaacccttcatatgtggcctctgccaatacatcgcaaagtctcttccaccttcgattttgttcgctcctttggcaatcgactttcattcacccactcttgggtcacacctagatgatgcaccgctctaggacagtccgtcgcctaatagctcccgaagtcccccgactttgcTGCAATTAGTGCCCCATTGTCtaaatcctgggcctctgcccctaccagcacaatctctgctgtgcaccgcttcctgcccagcaacttgatttgcaacactatggcatattcttcaagagcacccgcctctgcatcctcttgaccgtaccactctaaatctcggtttgcatttacattctgctctttatcttaactgcaaactgcctccgttgctttacatcaactataattctgtttgctctcaagttaaagatcttttcgaaatggttttcatacgaagtctttttgaactgaTGAATGTTTTCGTTCttaactccaagacttcattttgctttatgtcttgctattgtagttaattctgcacacttaaaacctacttcgatcttagacaattattataaggcttaaatcaaatattgtccggcatgtcattggttcatcgacacttcatccgattcttcaacacATCGTCCTATCTcgtagcctattgtccaatcggccagttgatctccgcaactccgatttccttggcacaatttccgctcttcttggcccgatgcccgaacccatggcccgaggccttctgtcgatacatcgaccgatccttcggctcgatgtatAATCTTCTGACTGTttctcttcggcccaacatgattcttcctactttaattatctctccctgatcgaagcatcctacatcactcaaaacacaaatcaaatcataaatactatcaattggtttaatcatcaaaatctgagattcaacaaggtgcAGCCCATGAAGTAATGCCTCGTATtcggcctcgttgttggtggccttgaATCGTAGCCGAAGCGCTTGCTCACAGGTTTCTCTGGTTGGGCTCCTGAGGATGAGTTCGGCCCCTGCTCCCTCGACGGTTGCCGATCCGTCCACATACAAGGTCCATACGTGCTTGTTTTATCCCTGTTCAACAACATGGTCCTCGAGGGTTAGTTCggagatgaagtaagccaataccTGGACTTTTTTGGCCGTTTGGGGGCGTATTGGATGTCAAATTCGCCGAGTTTGACCGACCACCTGAGCATCCGACTTGATGCATCAAACTTTGAGAGGATTTTTCATAGGGGTTGGTcggttatcaccttgattgtgTGAGCTTGGAAGTATGAACGTAGCTTTTGCGTCGTCTTTATCAGTTCGAGGACCAACTTCTCGATCAGGAGGTATTGTACCTCGGGTCCAGCGAGAATGTGACTGACATAATAGATAGGTCGTTGTGCCAATGACGCTTCCCGAGTTAACACCGAGTTGACCGCTTGTGTTGAGGCTGCCAGGTAAAGGCCGAGGATCTCGCCCAGCTCGGGTGATGCGAGTCGGGTTAATCGAGTGAGATACGCCTTTAGCTTTTtgaaggcttcctcgcactccgGGGTCCATGTGAAGCTGTCTCCTGAATGTGACATAAACCTGCTGAGCGTTGCCAGTTTTCCAGTGAGGCGCTGCACTTCCTTGATCGAGCGTGGAGGTTGCATCTCTGTTATAGCCTGAACCTTTTTCGGGTTGGTGTCTACTCCTTTTTGGTGGATGATGAACCCAAGGAACTTGCCAGAACGGACCCCGAAGATGCACTTCAATGGATTCAAGCGCAAGTCGAACCGCTTGAGGGTACGGAAGGTCTCGACCAAATCGATCAGATGTGTGCTTGTCGACCtgctcttcacgatcatgtcaTCGACGTATACCTCCATGTTCTTGCCGAGCTATTACTTGAACACCACATTGACCATTCTCTGGTACGTCGCCCCAGCGTTTTTtaggccgaaaggcatcaccttgTAACAATATACTCCCTTATTGGTAATGAAAGCAATGTGCTCTTGATCTTGCGGTGCCATCCGGATCTAGTTATAGCTTGAAATGCATCCATGAATGTGAGGAGTTTGTAACCCATTGTGGCATCTACCAACTGGTCTATTCTTGGGAGTGGATATCAATCTTTGGGGCATGCTCGGTTAAgatcggtgtagtcaacacacatcctccaacttCCATTATGTTTCTTAACAAGGACTACATTCGACAGCTACCGGGGGTATTTAACCTCGGTTATGAACCCAGCTTCTCTAAAGCGGTCTATTTCATTACTGATCGTCTTTTGCTGGTCGGGGGTGAACTTTCTCAGCCTCTGTTTCATAGGTCATGCTTCGGGGtggatgttgaggtggtgctGGGCTGCCTTCGAATTGATTTCGGGCATGTCTTTTGGGGACCATGCGAATATATCCACATTTTTCTTCAGAAAGTCGATGAGCTGGACCTAGTTCCCTTCAGGGAGCATTGTCCTGACTTTTACGGTCATGTTGGGTCGGTCCCTTCTCAAGGGGAATTCGAGGAGCTATTCAGTTGGTCCCAGGTGTGCCGGTACCCTGACTTCTCCACGGGGATCCAGGTCTTGCTAGGGTCACGGCTTTTTCGGGAGAGCGACCGTTGTTAGATAGCACCATCTCGACTCCTTGGGATTACTTCGGGCCACCCCGACTCCTGCTAACGTCGGAAACTTGATGGCTCCGTGGTAGGTGAAGACCACTGCTCTTAACTTGTTGAGGGTCGGGCGACTGAGGATGACATTGTACGCAGAGGGaagatcgactaccatgaaggtggtcattgTCATCTTGGCTCTCGATTCTTCCCCGATGGTGACAAGTAAGATATGTTAGTCAtatgtgccttgcaagccaatagggtaggatccattagggttaagtcgataggggacctctataaataggagggaactagtgattcataggctagagcctttttggttgccttctcctattctcctccccttctccatctcagagcaggcctagagtcttGACGAGTGTCATCGCAACCctattgtatggatcaccgctagagatgagggCGCTtagcctccttcaccctctcctagagatgtgtagggattcagggatatacgatctccctaggtaaaataatctatctcacacggtttttctatttcacggatttttgcgcaccaatcttcccaCGACAATGAATATATATTTGGGAATTGgatattttgttttttattttttcgctacacatgtaatgtcgcccccaagattttccaacaatggtatcaaagtCAGGTTGTTTGTGcaaaaattggttttgaactgcgtgtgttatgttttgtagaagcttttgatgtcaaaatcattaacgcaaatgcgagaaagggtagcaactgttgtttgtgtgaaaattggttttgaactgcgtgtgttatgttttataaaagcttttgacgtcaaaatcattgacgcaaatgtGAGAAAGGGTTAGTTACTGCCCTTATTattctcgatctacgtgcgtggagCCGCTTGCTGCAATAACCGCAAGTAGGCAACACAGCACCGGTGCACACGCAAGCactatgcatgagtaccgaattcttcgagttagcaattcccctcacctctatgagctttgcataactctttcggtcgctgagaaacccattccaccttgcatggtctcatcctttaccaagcgcctcgcttgctttgagcaccatcaagtatagttgtcaacatagagtcgtagctcgaacttagccatcccaacctttgtgcactatgcattcttccaagcttgcttgttctcgtcgtgcctcttgcgtgaagggttggtcattcctctgaatgctaatctcatatgcccgctcctctgagcgactccttttccatacatctccatgcctattttccctcaaacgatcgcgcttgctaactgccctcaacgcagcccaacTAGGTCCCTtatgtttgcatgccaagtatttctatgagtgcttgtcccgctctgataccatctgtcacagatttagctgattttgcctaaattGTGCGGGACCCTTtcatgtccgtctgcaaaggtcagcctccccgaaacctcccatggtcccttaggacctacaaaagagaaaacgggttagagaaagcgcctcactcggggtccacaagcaaacatttccgaaaacacttcatagccaatgcaaattacaaacacactttacaagctctgaatggttgcacaacaaagggtcaaaatgatccactacagatcgaatatctttcacaagtgtctacatgatgcaacctttatttacaagcctaaaaaggccaccaaacccaactaaaatggggcttttaagccttcgaccgtcccttgacatgctgtgcaaagcatgaacaaaccaaaagaaacgaatatacataagcattacatcgaacaaccTATTTAGAATTTTGTCTATAATAGTTCGGTGGTAGGTGGAGACAATGACTCTTAATTTGTTGAGAGTCAAGTAGTCGAGGATGACATTATATGCTATAGGGAGCCTGGCCACCATGAAGGGAACCATCACGGTTTTGGACCTTGGCTCTTCGTTGATAGTTACTAGTAAGGTGGTGGTGCTGAGGGGAGAGATAGAGTCTCTCATGAACTCGGTGAGGGCCGAGGCCATGGGAGAGAGGTCCTTTTCGGTGAGGCCAAGTTTATGGAAAGCGTCGAGGTATAGGACATCGGCTGAACTCTCGGTATCTACGCCTTGTGTCTTGACATGCTATCTCCTCCGAAAGTTGGGCCgccgatgatgatgtcaatttaCTTCTCAATTGGGCTATGGGGGTGTAGGGAGGATTCCCGTGACTTCTTGATGTAGCACCTGAGATGCCCCCTttggatgagctcctcgatttggtTCCTTAGATCGTGACATTCTTCAATGTCATGACCGTAGTCGTGGTGGAACTGATAATACATAGACCGATCCCTAAACTCGTGTAGAGTCTTCATTAGATTGGGTGCCTTTAAGAGCCCCTTTTCTCTAATATGAAGGAAGATATCCGTTTTGGTTGATTTTAAGGGCGAAAGAGGAGGTCTCGGGAGCGACGACTCACGTCACTCAAGCCACCTCCTTGGCGGGCCTGAGGGCTACCCTCGGGGTTGCTTCACGCAAGGCCTTTATGATCCTCCCATTTTCCCACCACTAGTGCCTCAGCAACAACGTACTGATTCGCGCGCTAGAGCATCTCAGGAATAGTTGTCGTTCGTTGTTCAACCAACGACCAGAAGAATCTAAACGATCACAAGCCCGTCAGGAACGCTTGCATGATTAGCAAAGGATGGGCATTAGGAACTCCTCGGATCTCTACAATGAAGCGAGAGACAAAGTGAGAAAGGGGTTTGTTGTCCTTATGGCTTAAGCCAAGGAGCATGGGCGTGGACGGTTTGGGTCGCGCACTGGCCAAGAAGTTATGCCCAAACTCCCTCGTGAGCTGGTTGGAAGTTGACACTAAGGCAAACCTAAGCTGGGTGTACTACATCCAAGCCAGTCCTTGGAGAGTGGTAGGGAATGCTTGACACATTAGGACATCAGAGGTGCCATATAAGGCCATCTAAGCTTCGAAGGCAGCGACGTGCTCTGCCGGATCGGAGCCACCGTTGTAAGCCTCGAGCGTAGGGAGGCAAAAGTTAAGTGGTATTGGTTTGTCTTGGATCTCCTATACAAAGGGAGTCCCTACTGAGGGGGTCTCCCCAAGACCCTCCTTCGATTTGTAGAACTCTCTTTGGACTTCATCCAAGCACTGAGTTGACCGAGTGTAACTGAACCTAAAGAGAGTTTGCTGAGTCGGATGATAAGGTATCAGACTCGAGGCAGCTCGGGGTGGTGCATCGGAGACCAAGAGAGCTATGCTCTAGCATCGACCTAGGGTCCTCCGAGTGCCCCTCAGTCGGCGGGTTAGCACCCGTCGCTCAAGGTTGTTAGCCAACTGGAGAAGGTTCTTAAGGCATGATGACGAGGGTCGAGTAGTCCCATGGTAGCAGCCGTCGAGGCAACACTACCTATTAGGAGAATTAGGGAATAAGAGGGATGATAGTCTGCATCATTTCTGCCAGTGCTTGAACTTGTTGAGTGAGGCTAAGGAATGCCTCAGCTAAGATAGTAGGCTGTCCAGTGGTGGTCCCAGGAGGTGAGAGCCCAAGGTCATTAAACAGCTGCCAATAATGATTTGGAGTGAAGGTCGAAGCATTCTCTTCTAGGTTTCGAGGAAGGGGGAGCTGACCTCCAAACCCAAAGGTCGGGTAAGCAACGAGTGACTCCTCTCTGGAACGTTCGCTCGGGTTGCTTGATTGTGGGTGTTCTTACGACATCATGCCCTCCTTTTAACGCCAAAAATGTTGGAGAACCTTATGTCATGGCTGAGGTGTCAGTACAGCTTGGTCCGATCCCGAGTGTGAACAATCACTCACACAAAGCCTTGAGTTTAACAAGTCGACGTCGAGTCGAGTCGAAGCTCCGTCACCCAAGCGTGGTCTCTCCTTTGGCAGGTTACTGCTTCTCCACCATGTCCCTGCATAAAGGCCGAAGCCAGGAGGGGTTTTTCGATTCGGAACCTCAAAAAGTTAAATCAGTGTTGAGTGGGGTTAAGTGGAGTTGAAGTGTTCAAGATCCTCCTCTTGATGCCATTTTGGGGGTCGATTTTTATACTTGTGAACAAGAGTAGATCGTACGTGATCTGTTAATAGCAACTGACCCATTGGGCGACCAGCTTGTATCTCTTATGCAAGCACCGACCGACCTACACGGATCCACGTCGTACGACACCGTGCGATAACTTTCTAGAGCGGCTCTGTGCTATACGACATCGTTCTGAGCTTTCCGGAGTGACTATGCTATATGACACCATCTCGTGCTATGCCAAACAGCGCGAGAGCACGATCATCTTGTCTGAGTCCGAGATGCCATGCTAACGTACTCGAACTTCCTTGTTGGTGCTGATATGACTTTGGATTGTTGTCAAGTGAGCAATACCAAAATATACCATATTAAAAACCATTAAAAACCAGTAATTGTTAGAGATGTTACACTGACATCGACTGAGATGAAGGTAGCCATGAATGGGATTCACGTAACATGCATGATTTGTAGTACCTGAGATGTTATACTGACATCGACTGAAATGAAGGTAGCAATGAATGGTATTCACGTTACATGCATGAATTGCAGAAGGCAGTAGTGATGGCTTCATTTTACGGATGGCAGGAGGTCTTGTCTCGATTGAGAAGTCGGGCTACTAGAGTGTCTCTTCCATGCAACCCTGACAAGCTTGATAAAAAGTTAAATCAAAAACAAGGTCAAGTGCAAAAGATTAAAGGCGATGAAAGCAAGTGGTTGTATAGCCAAAAATATTTACCTGACAATGGAAAGTGAAACTGAATATAGAAATCATGCATAGCCACTTTAGAACGTGGAGCAAGAGGTCTAGATGATAATTCTAAGTTAGGCAATCGCTGTTCAACAGATGCATTGAATGAGGCCAGCGGTTCCACACAGTCTCTCTGAAATATTTGCTGCATGTAAATCTCACTGACCACGCAACCCATGTTTCAGGAAAGGCACATGACAGAAGACTATATTTATTAAGTACTTAAGATGACGACCACAATCTCCAACTATCCTGGTAAAGATTCATCTCCTTCTAGCTCCTTCAAGTAATCCAAAAATACGAGGAAGGCAAACAAGAAAAATCCACCAGAAGAACTTCCGCCACCACCACCTCCGCCACCGTCGCCGCCACCACTCCGTGGGGGGAACCCTGTGTTCCCATCATCAAGTTTTGGCAGCTTCCGTGATTCTGAAATGCAATTTCTAGTGAAGTCTTTAAATATCTTCTACCACAAGTAAACATACATGTTGACAAATGACAGTATCTTATACAATAAAATCAGCTGATAGAAGCAAGTAGATGATGGCGCTCAGCAAATAAGATGGAGAAACATGGTAGTACATAGTAGCTGTAttaattattatcaaaattaccCTTGGTGGGAGTGCCCGTAATGGTTGCTGATTTACTTCTCACAGTTTGACTTTGGGTTTGAGTTGCGGAACATCTTGCATTCTGAAGCGAAGTACAATTGGATTAGTAACAAGCGGTCACATGGGGAAATTATCAGAACATTTTGTGAGTAATTTGCTACAAAATAGAGGCTGACAGACTTAAGAGCTTGTGACATTTTATTGGATGACAACATATACAAGTGATAGGACATCCAACTAATAAGCCACAGTTGGTGGTCTTCAAAATAAATTAACATTTGGGTGTTTGCAGATATTGATAATGCAGATATTGATAGACCAGAATTCCTAACCAAATAAATTAACAGTATAAAATAATGCAGATATTGATAGACCAGAATTCCTAACCAAATAAAATACACACCAAACTAGCAGCAAAAAGCCTTGCAGAAGAGGGAATCTGACGAGCAAACGAGATAGAATGCCATTGACCATATCTGCTAATATGGAGTCTGTTTTCCTCTGCATCAGATGATGAATGTTCAAAAGACAACAGTGCATCATTTCAATATTTTGGCAAAGGAAGAAAATAAGACAACATCACACCAACGAAAACGAAAAGACCTACTAAAAAACACATATATTGCTCTAGGCTTCAAAATCGATGTTggaaaaatataaaatcaattaagaatttaaatttattacTGAATCTCAACTCAACTGAAGATATTAACCTGCTATTGGAAAATTATGTTATTGTCTCATCACATTAAGAGGACCCATTCAGCAAAAGCTGATAAGCATAACCATCCAAGCTGTAGTCCTTTCATGTCCCCTGAACAATTTTCACATCTGTGGTCCAAGATTATTCAATTCACAGAATTGATTGTTAACATGATTAGTTTTCTGTAGTCCAGTCATCATATACCACTTAATGACACCAATCTACTTTATTTTCCATGACCACTGGAAAGCCAGTTTAGCTATATCTTATAGATTAGATAACCTGATAGTTAACAATTAACTAACTTCATCTACCACATGATAAAGAAGGTAAGAAACTAAACTGCACTGTAGATGAAAAACCTCAAACTTCATATCGAATATTAATACAAATATTAGGGTGTCAGACATCTTCATACAATAACACATTAATAAAAGCCTTGTAACTCAGCTTTTATGATTTACAATTTTGTTGACGAACTACTATATCCTAAACCTTTCTAGAGCTCCCGACACGTATTATACCATGGTGATGTGTTCTTGCTCCAGTTGATCATTTTAAAATCAACAAAGAAATGAACAACATTTTCTTTTATCAGTTGCCCTACTGGAGAATTGTGCATTGAGAGTGTTTATTAACAATTGGAGTTTTACTCTAAGTTAGCCCTTTGTAGTTCcgccaaaaataaaataaaatgtcaaGAGCAACTAGGAAACTTTTTTTGCTagtgaaaatttaaaatttgaccTTACTAAAGAACCTTATTAAGAATATTAGATATTCGGCTAAGATCTATCTGTCAAGGTGCAGGTTTTTTCTTTGCTAATTATTTGCTAAAACAAGTGAGACCACATTTTTAGAAAATCAAGAATCAATCCTTGATTGTTAAAACAATGTGGAACATGAGCATGGAGGCAAACTAGGTGCAAAAGCAGAAAAGCAGGTCTCAGCAAAACCTGAGGATGCTGAACATGTCTTATTACACTTAATAGTGTGCAATTTTGAACAAAAAAGAGTTGCCGGAGAACACATTAGAAATATGTTTAGAAACAGAAGCAAGAGCTAAAAGGGCAGCTCAATGCACAAGGTTCCCACCAATGCAGGTCTGATGCAGCATTTTAGATACAAGATATTTGCAACTAAGACTAATCCATTTCATATGCCTGGAGTGCAGTGAAGCAAAAATCATTTTGACTGGTTAAGAGTAGCACCACTGTTTGATAATTCTGGCCCAGCAGAGAGTTTGATGACAGAGCTATATACTTAACAACTATCGAGGATAACAACCCAATATAGGTTTCAGCCCCACTATCAAAAGAATATTAGATGTGTGACCAAATGGCAAAAACAAAACAAACATGACTCCCAACTCAACAAGTGGCTTAGTTGCAAAAAGTTTGTTAAATACCACCTAGTCTAAATCTGCACATGAAGTTTTAGATTGCTAATGCAAACAAATCTAAACATGATTAAGGCACCAAACTTGCTTCATCCTGACATCAAAAGAACATGAGATTCATTTCTTGTCTATGAGGAGGAAAGAGGCATTTCTTAGAAAAATCAAATATGAATTGATGAAGACCAATTAATCATCACAATATTTTAGTCAGCAACAGAGGTGCTATTTGGCTTTGAAACTAAAGTGGAGAGCTACATAAAGAGTACAGCAACTAAAGTGGAGAGCTACATAAAGAGAACAGCAACCCCAAGTTGTTGGATATAAGAAAATAATGACTAACCCAAATAAAATTACATAGTTTAGATTGCTTAAGAACTAATTCTCAGTATTGTTTACTAGTAGTGTAAAATTCATGCCATTACGCACTCAAACCTACTCTTGAAGCCTAATTGCATTGAAACACTAAGTAATCCTAAACAAGGTTCATAATTTCGTACTGTACCGGGGTATCAAACTCAACTCGATACAGTTCGATACAAGTATATCGAGCAGTACATTTTAGCATACCGTtcggtgtatatatgtatatacatatatataataaaaaagttaaaaaaaataaaaaaaaaggggcgACATcatcgaggcgacgtcgcctcgtttcttctgcccATGTTATCatgcacttagctggttttgcctaagtcgtacggcacccttgcatgtccgtccgtaaaaatcagcctccccgaaacctcctatggtcccttaggacctacaaaagagaaaacgagttagagaaaatgtctcactCGAGAtctacaagcaatcatttcagcaaacacttcatagccaatgcaaattacaaatagacttcacaagctctgaatgatcgcataacaaagggtccaaaatgatccactacagactgAAATCCACACAAGTGcccacataacacaacctttgTTTGTAAACCAAGGATGGCCactaaaaccaaagaaaatggggtTGCTAAACCTACTGCtggccctttacatgctgtgcaaagcatgaacaaaatcgaaagacacgaacatacatgagcattacatcaaacaccttgtttacagttttgtccatgacattctcccccattaGTCCTTCGACAtcttcgtcgaagcctttgcagacgctgcatctcctcgcctttactgagtcttcaatcttctactctagtTGCAATGTGCCTTTCGGCTCCCAGTTAGACTCCgccgctgttgttgagtagtcgaactttgatccgccatgctacttcaactcgccaatgactctgactttggtgtggggttgaCTGAGATGTGCTGATCCCTATTATTTCCTACGGATccctcagatgaaggaaaagaccatccttagtataCACTGGTCTCTCAAATGCTTCGTGCCGCTTGAACTAGgtgggatgcttgttggagctttaacgagcatcgcctcgcgaactttaaagtttttgggtcattCCTTGGTAAAATTTGTCTATCgattcttctttcacttagtcgtcacttccaagtaggttcacatcacttccactttcgattagcattctgttgagaaatgaagcagataatctactctaAATAGCATTGATCACAATTGGTGAGGAATTGATAACTATCGTCTTAAATtcggtttcttcgaagggtctttgaacctgtgcagagctcctccgcTGGATAGATAAGAATTTAGGTATtaagtttcacccattctcttaagaattgaaaaggcaaaggttacttgacttcgtctgcccatggccctactatctgtcacctcgcatctgcat
This DNA window, taken from Musa acuminata AAA Group cultivar baxijiao chromosome BXJ3-7, Cavendish_Baxijiao_AAA, whole genome shotgun sequence, encodes the following:
- the LOC103972871 gene encoding protein FERTILITY RESTORER RF2, mitochondrial, with the protein product MVTQSSFTIPAPAVCLPAFSRSQRLLEENRLHISRYGQWHSISFARQIPSSARLFAASLNARCSATQTQSQTVRSKSATITGTPTKESRKLPKLDDGNTGFPPRSGGGDGGGGGGGGSSSGGFFLFAFLVFLDYLKELEGDESLPG